The Halarchaeum grantii nucleotide sequence GCGATAGCTCGACGCCGCGCGTCCGCGAGTCTCTTGGGTGCGCGGCACGTCGTCGGCGTATGACCGAGACGCAGGACGCCCTCACGGGACAGGTCGCGCTCGTCACCGGCGCCACGACCGACGTGGGGCGCGCGGTGGCGGCGGGGTTGGCGGCGCGCGAGGCGACCGTGTACGCGGCGACGGAGTCGATGAGCGACGACGTCCCCGAGGGCTGTGAGCACGTCCTCCTCGACGTCACACAGGAGGGCGACGTCGAGGCGGTTGTGGACGGCATCTACGCCGAGACGGAGCGCCTCGACGTGCTCGTGAACGCGGCGGAGTTCGGCCGCCCCGACGAGGGGCGGGACACCGTCGTGACGGAGGACGCGACCCGACTCGACCGGGCGCTCGCGACGAACGTTCGCGGACCGATGGTGCTCGCGAAGCACGCCCTCCCGCTGTTGCTCCAGCAGCGCGCGCCCCGCGTCGTGAACGTCGGGAGCGCGCTCGGCCCCGCCGTCGGGTCGGGAGCGCCGGGCTATCAGGTGTCGAAGGCGGGCCTCGAGGCGTTCACGGCGTACCTCGACGCCGAATACGGCTCCCGGGGGTTGTTGGCGAACACGGCGTACGGCCCCGAGGGCGACGACGAGCGGGTGGCGGAGACGGCGCTGTGGCTCGCGCGACTCGCGGGCGGCGGCCCGATGGGCGAGGCGTTCGTCGGCCCGGACGAGCGCGTCTAAGTGCGCGAGGCCTGCACGGACCAGAGCGCGGCGACGGCGAGAATCAGCGCGGGCACCATCGCGGCGGCCATGTAGGCGTTCTCGAAGCCGAGGAAGGCGGGCGGCCACGCGTAGACGACGGCCGGCGCGACGATGCCGGCGAACGCGACGACGCCGACGAGTATCCACGACTGGCGTTCCGAGAGGCCGTCGGCGTCGCTGTCGGGGTTCGCCGGTTCGTGGACGTACGTGTCCGCGGCGTCTGACGCCATCACCGGTGCGTATCGGCGGCGCCCCCATAGCCTTGCCGGTCGTCGGGCGCGGTGACAACGGCTTTGCGGGTGGCGACGCCACCACGGATATGGTCGACTTCCAGTCCCGCGACAGCCGACTCGCCGGCGACGACGAGGCGGACGCCGACGAGGGAGACGCCGACACGGCGGGCGGCGCGGACGAGCACGCCGGTGAGGGGGGACAGGGCGAATCCGGTCGCGACGGGTCGGGCCACGGCGAATCGGGAGCCGACGCGGACGACGCGAGCCACGAGCACGGGGCGGACGGGCACGACCACCACGCGCACGACGTCGAGACGGTGGCGTTCGGCGTCGTGACCGTCTCCTCCTCCCGGAGCGAGGACGACGACCCGAGCGGGGACGCGATACTCTCCCTGCTCGACGAGGGCGGCCACGAGGTGGTGTCGCGCGACGTCGTCCCGGACGACTACGACCGCGTGCAGGGCGTCGTCGACCGCGTCGCCCGACAGGACGACGTCGACGCGATCGTGACGACCGGCGGGACGGGCGTGACGCCGGACGACGTCACCGTCGAGGCGGTGCGGCCGCTCTGCGACAAGCGCCTCCCCGGGTTCGGCGAGCTCTTCCGCCGGCTCTCCTACGAGGAGATCGGGACGCGTATCGTCGGGACGCGCGCGGAGGCGGGCGTCGCGAGCGGCGTGCCGATCTTCTGCCTCCCGGGGAGCGAGAGCGCCGTCCGCCTCGGCGTCTCGGAGGTGATTCTGCCCGAGATCGCCCACCTCGTCGGGCTCGCGACACGTCCCGAGCACGAGCGCGCCGACGGCCCGGCGGATGCGGACGCGGCGACCGGCGAGGACGGCGCGGGAGACGAGACGGCCGATGACGAGGGTGCGAGCGACGAGGGGAGCGAGGGGGAGGACGCGCCGTGACGTCGAAGGACGACGTCCGCGAGGGCGTCTGGGACGCGCTCGATGAGGAAGGCCTCGCGCGCTTCCCGTTCCCGCCCCACGGCCGCATCCCGAACTTCGACGGGGCGCGCGAGGCCGCCGAGCGCCTCGCGGAGACGGCGGCGTGGCGCGACGCGGACGCCGTGAAGGCGAACCCGGACGCGCCACAGTTGCCGGCGCGTCGGCGCGCGCTCCACGACGGGAAGACGCTCTACATGGCGGTGCCGCGCCTGCGCGACCCGGAGTGCTTCCTCGAACTCGACCCCGCGCGCATCGACTCCGAGGAGTACGACCGCGCGCCCGCGCTCTCGAACGTCGAGGAGTACGCGGAGGCCGTCCGCCCGGAGGCGCTCGGGCACGTCGACCTCGTGCTCTCCGGGAGCGTCGCGGTGAGCGAGGACGGCGCGCGCGTCGGGAAGGGCGAGGGGTTCAGCGACTTCGAGTTCGCGATACTCACCGACCTCGGGCTGGTGGGGCCGACTCCCGGGAGCGCCCACCGAGCGGCGAGCGGTGGCGGGGAACCCGCGAGCGACGCGGCGACGACCGTCGCGACGACCGTCCACGAGGTGCAGGTGTTCGAGGCGGCGACGTGGCCGGTCGCCGACCACGACGTCCCCATGGACCTCGTCGTGACGCCCGAGCGCGTGGTCGAAACGGAGACGCCGTACGACCGGCCCGACGGCGTGGACTGGGACGCCGTGAGCGAGGCCGAGCGCGAGGAGATACCGGTCTTGGGCGAACTCGATTCGGGGAGATAGTTTATCCGGGCGGGCGACGAATCGCGTGGTATGCCCCCGGGTGACGGGACGGGCGGTGACGGCGCCGAGGGACCGGACGCCGCCGCGCGCGCCGTCCGCGACCGGGCGCTGGACGCCTGCGAGGGCGAACCGACCTGTTCGGTCTGTCCCGCGAGCGCCGACTTCTACCTCTACGAGGCGGGGCGCGTGTCGACGTTCGCGTGCTGGGAGCACGTCAGCCCGTACGCGGCGGACGTGAACGGCTCGCCCGAGGAGGCCGCGCGCCCCATCGCGGTGCCGCTCGACTCCTTCAGGGAGTGAGCGATTCGCGGACGCCGTCGAGCGCGCCCGAGAGCAACGCGAGCGGCAGGACGGCGTCCGCGGCGGCGTACGAGCCCGCGAGCACGACGCCGACCCCCGTCCCGAGCGCGCCACAGGCGAGCGCGAGGTCCACGCTCCCGCGGGACGGCCGGAGGCGCGCGAGGAGCGCTCGCGGACCGGACGGCGTCGGGAGAGGGACGGGTGGGCGCGGGAGCGACGGCATCACTCGGCGGTCGGGGCGAGTTCTTCGGCGACGGCCTCGACGGGGAGGACGTCCGGGTGGACGGCGAAGTCGAGGTTCCCGCGCACGAACTCGGGCACGGAGTCCTCGGCGTAGACGACGGTCTTGAGGTCGTCGTTCAGTTCGAGCGAGACGGGAATCGCGGTGGCTTCGCTGACGTCGGTGACGACGAGGAGGTCGGCCGTCTCGATGCCGACCTCGCGGAGGCGCTCGCCGGACGCGACGCCCTCGAGACGGGTGACGGTCGCGCCGCGCGCTTCGAGCGCGGCGCCGAGGCCGCGGTCCGGGCCGACGATGATGACGTTCATACGTGGCGGTGGGTGCGAGCGCCTAAGAAGGTGGCGAGTACGCGGTGCGGGCGTTCACTCGCGGCGGCCGCGGACGACGTAGCCGTCCGTGAGGGGCCCGCCTCACTCCATCGGCCCCATCGTCGCGGTGAACACCGCGGTCTCGTCGCTCTCGTTGCGCGCGCCGTGCGGGACGCCGCGCTCGAAGGGGACGACGGCGGGCGCACCGACGCGCTCCGGCTCGCCGTCCGCGACGACGACGAGGTCTCCCTCGAGGACGTGGAAGACGTTCGTCTGCTCGGGGTGCTCGTGGGGCTCGACCGCCGCGCCGGGTCCGAGCGCGAACGCCTTCACGAGCACGTCGGGCGAGTAGTGGAGTTCGGTCGTGACGACTTCGCCGTCGGCGGCGTCGGTGTCGACGTCGTCGTAGCAGTCCATACGGTCGTCGTCGCGGGGCGAAAAGAAAGACGTGGCGGCGGATGCGATAGCGGACGTGGTGGCGGAACCCGAACCGTGCCGACCGCGAGCGCGGAGCGTGTTTGTGCGAGGAGTGAGTCCCGCAGTCGTTCGAAACGGCTTTTCCGTCTCGTGATGACGAGACGGCCTCGGCGTCCCGGACCAGGCCGGAGGTCCGTGGAAGCCCGACGAGCGAAAAGACGGTGCTTACTCGTACTCGATGGTCGCCGGCGGCTTGTGGGTGACGTCGTAGACGACGCGCGAACAGTCCTCGACGGTGCCGGTGATCCGGCTCTGGAGGCGCTGGAGGGTCTCCCAGTCGAGTTCTTGGGCGCGCGCCGTCATGCCGTCGCGGCTCTCGACGGAGCGGACGGCGACGACGTGGCCGTGGACGCGGTTGTCGCCCTTCACGCCCGTCGCGCGGCCGAGGACGGCGGCGAACGCCTGCCACGGGTCGTACTCCTCGAGTTCGTCCTCGACGATGGCGGTCGCCTCGCGGGCGACGCGCACCTTCTCGGGGGTGACTTCGCCGACGACGCGGACGGCGAGGCCGGGACCGGGGAAGGGCATCCGCTCGCTGATCACTTCCTCGAGGCCGAGGTGACGCGCGACCGCCCGGACCTCGTCCTTGTAGAGGTCGCGGAGGGGTTCGATGAGGCCGTCGAAGTCGACGACGTCGGGGAGGCCGCCGACGTTGTGGTGGCTCTTGATGTTCCCCTCGCTCTCGATGCGGTCGGGGTAGATGGTGCCCTGCACGAGGTAGTCGGCGTCGACCTCGTTCGCGACGGTCTCGAACTCCCGGATGAACTGCTCGCCGATGACGTGGCGTTTCTCCTCGGGGTCGGTGACGCCCTCGAGTTTCTCGAAGTACCTGTCGGAGGCGTCGACGACGCGCAGGCGCTCCATGTAGCCGAAGACCTCCTCGATCTCCTCGGTCTCGCCCTCGCGCATGAGGCCGGTGTCGACGTAGACGGGGACGAGCTGCTCGCCGACGGCCTCGTAGGCGAGCGCGGCCGCCGTCGAGGAGTCGACGCCGCCGGAGAGCGCAATGATGGCCGTGCTGTCGCCGAGCTCCTCGCTGATCTCGTCTTTCGCGTCGGCGACGAACGACTCGACGTCCACCATCAGTTCGTCACCTCCTGTTCGACGGCGACGTCGGCACGCTCGATGACGGCGTCGAGGAGGCCGACGAACGGCGGACTCGCTCGGCTGGGCCGCGAGCGGAACTCGGGGTGGAACTGCGTCCCGAGGAAGTAGGGGTGGTCCTCGCGCTCGACGATCTCCATGCGGTTGCCGGCGTGCCCGCTGAAGGTGAGGCCGTCCTCGGTGAGGCGCTCGATGTACTCGGGGTTGACCTCGTAGCGGTGGCGGTGGCGCTCCGTGCACTCGGTGCCGCCGTAGACGTCCTCGGCGAGCGTTCCCTCGTCGATCTCGGTGACGTGCGCGCCGAGGCGCATCGTCCCGCCGAGGTCCTCGAGGTCGTACTGCTCGGGCAGGAGGTCGATGACGGGGTGGGGGGTGTCCTGGTCGATTTCGGCGGAGTGCGCGCCCTCGAGACCGACGACGTTGCGGGCGTGCTCGACGACGGCGAGCTGGAAGCCGAGACAGAGACCGAGGAAGGGGACGCCGTTCTCGCGGGCGTAGCGGACCGCCTCGAGCTTCCCGGCGGTGCCGCGCGCGCCGAAGCCGCCGGGGACGACGACGCCGTCGGCCTCACGCAGGCGCTCCTCGTGGGTGTCCGTCATCTCGTCGGCGTCCACCCAGTGGACGTTCACGTCGACCTGTCGCTGGAGGCCGGCGTGCTTGAGCGCCTCGTGGATGCTGATGTAGGCGTCCTCGAGGGCGTACTTCCCCACGAGGGCGATGTCGACTTCGACCTGCGTGTCGCGGGTGACGATGTCGCGCCACTCCGTCGAGCGCTCGGCGGGCGCGATGGCGTCCTCGGCGATGCCGAGGCGCTCCATGACGTGCTCGTCGAGCCCCTCGTCCTCGAGGACGAGCGGGACGTGGTAGATGTCCTCGACGTCGGGGTTGGAGAAGACGGCCTCGGTGGGGACGTCACAGAAGAGCGCGATCTTCTCGCGGACGTCGTCCGCGAGCTTCTCGGGGTTGCGCCCGACGAGGATGTCCGGCTGGAGGCCGATACTCCGGAGTTCCTTCACGGAGTGCTGGGTGGGCTTCGTCTTCTGCTCGCCGTTCTTCGAGTCGGGGACGAGCGTGACGTGCGTGAAGAGGAGGTCCTCCTCGTCCTGCTCGTGGCTGAACTGCCGGAGAGCCTCGAGGTAGGGCATCCCCTCGATGTCGCCGACGGTCCCGCCGATCTCGACGATGCAGACGTCGGTGCCGCGAGCGGCCTCGCGGATGCGGCGCTTGATGTCGTCGGTGACGTGCGGGATGACCTGTACGGTCTTCCCGAGGTAGTCGCCGGCGCGCTCGCGCTCGATGACCTCCTGATAGACCTTCCCGGTCGTGACGTTGTGGTCGGAGGTCATGTCGACGTCGAGGAAGCGCTCGTAGTTCCCGAGGTCGAGGTCGACCTCGCCACCGTCCTTCAACACGTACACCTCGCCGTGCTGGTAGGGGTTCATGGTGCCCGCGTCCACGTTGAGGTACGGGTCGACTTTGACGGCGGTGACGTCGAAGCCCGCGTTCGTGAGGAGGCGACCGAGGCTCGCGGCGGTGATGCCCTTCCCGAGGCCGGACATCACGCCGCCGGTGACGAAGACGAACTTGTTCCCCAGATCGGGGTCGTATCCGGTCTCCTGCGGCATACTGCGTCTCCGGACGAAACGATGAAAACGGTTTCGGAGCGCCACGCGCGTGCGGGACGCTGGCACGACACGTCGAGGCGCGACGGCCGGACGTTCGTCCAGCGAAGCCGGCCCGGAGTGCCCGTAGCCCCAACACTAACAGCGGCCCGCCCGACCCCTCACGTATGTCCGACACGATGCGCGCGGTCGAGGTCCCGGAGGCGGGCGCCGAGTTCGAGACCGTCGAGAAACCGATCCCCGAACCCGGCCCCGAAGAGGTCCGAATCGACGTGGAGGCCTGCGGGGTCTGTCACAGCGACGAGATGACGAAGGAGGGGGTCTACCCCCGCATCGAGTACCCCCGGGTTCCCGGCCACGAGGTCGTCGGGCGCGTCGACGCCGTCGGCGACGACGTCACCGAGTGGGAGGCGGGCGACCGCGTCGGCGTCGGCTGGCACGGCGGCCACTGCTTCACCTGCGACGCCTGCCGTCGCGGCGACTTCATCAACTGCGAGAACGCCGAGGTCACCGGCATCGACTTCGACGGGGGCTACGCCGAGTACACGGTCGCGCCCCACGAGGCGCTCGCGGCCGTCCCGGACGCGCTCGACGCGGCGGACGCCGCGCCGCTCCTCTGCGCGGGCATCACGACGTTCAACGCGCTGCGCAACAGCGACGCCCGACCCGGCGACCTCGTCGCGGTGCAGGGCGTCGGCGGCCTCGGCCATCTGGGTATCCAGTACGCCGCCGCAGCGGGCTTCGAGGTCGTCGCGCTCTCGCGCGGCACGGCGAAGGAGACGCAGGCCCGCGAGTTCGGCGCCGACCACTACGTCGACACGGAGGCCGAGGAGCCGGCGGAGGCGCTCCAGCGACTCGGCGGCGCGAAGGTCGTGCTCGCCACCGCGCCCTCGAGCGCGGCCATCGAGTCGGTGGTCGGCGGCCTCGGGACGGACGGCGAGGTGCTCGCCGTCGGCATCCCGGCCGAGCCGGTCGACGTGAACGTCGGCGCGCTCGTCGGCGTACGCGGGTCGGTCTCCGGGTGGGCGTCGGGGACGGCGCGCGACTCGCAGGACACCCTCGAGTTCAGCGCGCTCCGCGACGTGACGCCGGAGATCGAGACGTTCGACCTCGCGGACGCGGGCGAGGCTTACGAGCGCATGCTGGAGAGCGACGTGCGGTTCCGCGCGGTCCTCACGCCCTGAGTTCGCGGTCGAAGAACGCCGCGATGGCGTCGGCCGCCGTCGTCGCCCGCCGCCCGAGGAGGGCGTGGGCGGCATCGAGCGCCTCGACGGCACCCCCGCGTTCGCGGACGGCGTCGACGACCGGCCGCCAGTCCGCGCGCTCGTCGCGCTCGCCGTAGGCCGCGTGAACCGGAAGCGACGCGTCGAGGTCGCGGACGGCGCGCGCCGCGTACAGGCCGTCACCGACCGCGTCGTCGGGCGCGAGGAGCGCGAGCGCGCCCACCGCGACCTCGACGTCGGCGGCGGCGAGCGCGGCGATACCGGCGCCGAAGCTGTAGCCGAAGAGCCCCACGGACGCGTCGCGCTCGCTCGCCCACCGGAGGGCGTTGCGGACGTCCTCGCGCTCGCCGTGACCCCCGTCCCACGCGCCGTAGTCGAGGCGGAGGCAGGCGACGCCGCGCTCGGTCAGGGCGTCGCTCACCGCGGTGAGGCGCCGGTCGCTACGGCTGCCGCCTGCCTCGGGGTGTGGCGGGCACGCGACGACGCAGGCGCGGACGCGGTCGCCCGCGTCCCCCTCGTCGGCGTCGTCGGGTGCGTCGAGCGTCGCCTCGACGCGCCGCGCACCCGGAACCAGCACCGTCTCCCGTCGCATACGCACCACTCGGTCGGGGGAGAACTTTAACCCTCGAACCACTTGGGTCGAGATATGGGACTACTCTCGCGGGCCTCCTACGTCCTCCGGTCGAAGTTCAACGCCCTCCTGAACCGGGCGGAGGACCCGACGGAGACGCTCGACTACTCCTACGAGCAGATGCGTGACGAGCTGAAGGACGTCGAGCGCGGCCTCGCCGACCTCGTCGCGCAGAAGAAACGCCTCGAAGTCCAGCGCGAGCGCCTCGAGAAGAACGTCGAGAAGCACAACGAGCAGGCGCGCGAGGCGATGCGGCAGGACCGCGAGGACTTGGCGCGACGCGCCCTCGAGAAGAAACAGCAGAAGCTCGACCAGATCGAGGAGATGGAGGAGCAGATCGCCTCCCTCGAGTCCACCCAGCACGACCTGGAGGAGAAGAAGGGCCAGCTCCAGGACCGCATCGAGCGCTTCCGCACGAAGAAGGAGACGATGAAGGCGCGCTACGAGGCGGCCGAAGCGCAGACGCGCGTCTCCGAGGCGATGACCGGCGTCGGCGACGAGATGGCGGACGTCGGGCGCGCCATCGAGCGCGCGGAGGAGCGCACGGACGACATGGAGGCGCGCGCGGCGGCGATGGACGAGCTCACCGACCGGGGCGTCCTCGAGGACCAGCTCAGCGACGAGGACGCGATCGACCGCGAGCTCTCGCAGGGGCGGTCGAACCGCGAGGTCGAAGCCGAACTGGAGACGCTGCGCTCGGAGTCCGGGCAGTCGTCGAAGCGCTCGGAGACGGCGAGCGAGGCGAGCGCGGACGAGGCGGAGGCCGAGGAGGCCGTCGAGGCGGACGTCGACGAGGCGGCGGTGGAGGCGGAGCTCGAGGAGCTGCGCGAGGAGGAGGCGGACGCGGACGAGACGTCGTAGAGCCGCCACGCTATTGACGCGGCGGCACGCCGTTCGACACCATGTCTGGGGGAGACGGGGGCGCCGAGCCGGACGACACGATGCGCGAGCGGGTGCCGGAGAACAGCCGGAAGTTCTGGCTGCTGTTGGACGCGGACCGCCGGCTGGTCGCGGGCCTGCTCCTCGGGTCGGTGTTCGTCGCGGTCGTCGCGGCGGGCCTCCTGCATCCGACACCCGTGAAGACGCTGCTGACACGGGGCGACCCGCTGGAGACGCTCTATCAGGCGCTCGTCGGCTCCACGATAACGGGCGTGACGCTCGTGTTGACGCTGAGCCAACTCGTCCTCTCCCAAGAGCAGGGGCCGGTGGGCGACCAGCGCGAGCGCATGGAGGGCGCGATGGCGTTCCGCGAGGACGTCGAGGAGGTGATCCGCGAGCCGGTGAGCCCGGCCCAGCCCTCGGCGTTCCTCCGCTCGCTCGTGAAGCTGACGAAGCGGCGCGCGCAGGCGGTCGAGGACGCGGTCGCGGGCATCGACGACGACGAGTTGAGCGAGCAGGTCGAGACGTACGTCGAGAACCTCGCGGGGAACGCGGAGTCGGTGACGGAGAACCTCGAGGGCTCGCAGTTCGGCGAGTTCGACGTGGTGTTCTCGGCGCTGAACTACAACTACTCGTGGAAGATCTACGCGGCGCGACGCATCCGCGCGGAGAACGACGCGGCGCTCACCGACGACGCGCGCGCGGCGTTCGACGAGCTCATCGACGCCCTCGAACTGTTCGGGCCGGCGCGCGAGCACTTCAAGACGCTCTACTTCCAGTGGGAGCTCGCGGACCTCTCGCGGACGGTGCTCTACGCGTCCGTCCCGGCGCTCGCGGTCGCCGTGGGGTCGGTGTTGTTCTTCGACCCGAGCGACGTCGCACAGGGGTGGCTCGCGCTCCTCGTGGCGGCGCTCACGGTGGTGGTCATCCTCCTCCCGTTCGCGGTCCTGCTCTCCTACATCCTCCGCATCGTGACGGTGACGAAGCGGACGCTCTCCATCGGTCCGTTCATCCTCCGCGAGACGGACCGCTCGCGGAGCCTCGACTGGGGGGAGACGGAGGCGACGAGCGGGGAGCACGCGGGCGTCGACGACGAGGAGTGACGCGCCGGCGCCGCGCGCGCCCTCACCGGCCGCGCGCGGCGAATGTGGCGCCGCGAATCCGGAGCGCGTCGAGCGCGATGAGGACCGCCACGCCGCCGAGGAAGACGAGGACGTCGAGCGCCCGCGCGGGGATGCCGAGCGCGAAGATGAGCACCGTCGCGTAGGCCGGCGCGTGGCGCGCGTCCAGGGCGCTCATCGCGAGCGTCGCCGCGACGACCGCGAGGACGACCGCCGCGACCTGCCGGAGGCCCGCGACCGTGTGCGGGAGGAGCGCCACCCCGGTGAGCGGCCCGACGAGCGCGCGCACCGCGAGGTAGGCGACGACCACGCCGACCGTCTGCCCGAGCGCGACCTCGCGGGAGACGTCGCGCCACGGCCGGACGCGCGTGGCGAGCACGTACGCGGACGGCCCGAGACTCGGCAACAGGAACGGCAGACCGGTGGCCCACGCGAGCAGCGCGAGCGGGCCGAGGAGCCACGCGAGCGAGACGGAGAGCGCGACGCCGCGGCTCTCGTCCATTCTCCCTTACTGGCCGGCGAGGAAGGTCGGCTCGAGGTGTTTCTGCTCGACCTCGCGTTCGAGGTGCTCGCGGAACTCGCTCCGGGAGACGTCGTTCGCCTCGCGCTCCTTCCGGTCGCGCACCGAGATCGTCCCCGCGTCCTCCTCGTCGCCCCCGACGATGACCATATAGGGGACGCGGTCCTCGTGGGTCTGCTGAATCTTCTTCCCGATGGTCCACGAGCGGTCCTCGACCTCGACGCGGTAGTCGCCGAGCTCGTTCGCGACCTCGCGGGCGTAGTCGAGGTTGTCGTCGCTGATCGGCAGGACGCGGACCTGCTCGGGCGCGATCCACGTCGGGAACTTCCCGTTGAAGTGCTCGATGATGACGCCCATGAAGCGCTCGAAGGAGCCGAGGAGCGCGCGGTGAATCATCACCGGATGGTGCTCCTCGTTGTCCTCGCCGACGTACGTCAAATCGAGATTGCGCGGGATGTTGAAGTCCACCTGTACGGTGCCGATGGTCCACTCGCGCCCGAGGGCGTCGCGGGCGTCGATGCCGATCTTCGGGCCGTAGAAGGCGGCTTCTCCCTCCTCGACGTCGTAGTCGAGGTCTTCCTCGCGGAGCGCGTCGACGAGCGCGTCCGTCGCCTGCTCCCAGATGGCTTCGGAGCCCATCGCGTCCTCGCCGCGCGTCTCGAGCTTGTAGAGGACGTCGAGGCCGAAGTGGCCGTAGATCTCCTCGATGCTCTGGAGGATGTCGAGGATCTCGCCCTGTATCTGGTCGGGGCGGACGAAGGCGTGGCCGTCGTCCTGCGTCAGCCCGCGCACCCGGAGGAGCCCGGAGAGCTCGCCGGACTGCTCGTTGCGGTAGACGTTCCCGAACTCGCTGAAGCGCAGGGGGAGGTCCCGGTAGGAGTGGGTGTTCGAGTCGTAGATGTGCGCGTGGTTCGCGCAGTTCATCGGCTTCAGGCCGTACTCGGTGTCGTCCTGCTCCCACGCGAACATCTCGCCGTTCTCCGTGAACGTGTCGTAGTGGCCGGTGGGCTTCCAGAGCTCGGCCTTGTTCAGTTCGGGCGTGCGGACCTCCTCGAAGCCGAGTTCGTCGTTCTGCTCGCGGACGTACTCCTCGAGTTCGCGGCGGATCGCCATCCCGTTCGGGTGGTAGTGCGCACAGCCCGGGGAGTGCTCGGGGATGCTGAAGAGGTCGAGCTCTCGGGCAATCTTGCGGTGGTCGCGCTCTTCGGCCTCGGCGCGCATCTCGAGGTACTCCTCGAGTTCGTCCTCGGTGGCGAACGCGGTGCCGTAGACGCGGGTGAGCGTCTCCTCGTCCTCGTCGCCGCGCCAGTAGGACGCCGAGATGTCGAGGAGCTCGAAGCCGCCGATCTCGCCCGTGGACTCGACGTGCGGGCCCTTACAGAGGTCCTGGAACTCCCCCTGCCGGTAGAAGGAGATGGGGTCCTCGCCGGCGGCCTCCTCGTCGAGAATCTCGCGCTTGAACCGGTTGTCCGCGTAGAACTCGCGGGCGTCCTCGCGGTCCATCGTGACGCGCTCGACGTCGAGGTCCTCCTCGATGATGGCCTCGGCCTCGTCTTGGATCTCCGCGAGGTCGTCCTCGTCGAGATCGACGCCGTAGACGTCGTAGTAGAAGCCCTCGTCCGTGTACGGGCCGATGGTGAGCTGGACCTCCGGGTGGAGGCGCTGGAGGGCCTGTGCGAAGACGTGCGCGGCGGTGTGCCGGAGGACGTCGACGTACTCCTCTGAGGAGTCCGTCACGATCTCGATGCGGCAGTCCTCCGTGAGGGGGTCCTCCTTCGAGACGAGGTCGCCGTCGACGACGCCGGCGACGGTGTCGCGGCCGAGGCCTTCGCCGATTCGGTACGCGATGTCCTCGACCGTCTCCCCGGACTCGGCGTCGAGTTCCGAGCCGTCGGGGAGGGTGACCGTGATGTCGCTCATGGGGCGTGATACGGCCAACGGCCCACATAAGCGTGTCCGTCCGCCGATAGCGCGCGACGGCGGCGCCTACGCGTCGTTCGCCGAATCGCCGGCGTCGGCGCGTCGTGCGCCCGTTCCCGCGCGGTCGACGGCCGCGAGGTCGATGTCTCCCCCGGGCATCGGCACGCCGTCGTAGGGGTCGTCGGCGAGGAGGAGCGAGCCGTCGAGGTCCGCGTAGTCGACGAGCGGAACGAGGTGGTGGGCGGCGGCGATGGCGGCGTTCGACTCCACCATACAGCCGAGCATCACCTCGAGGCCGTGCGCGCGGGCGGCGGCGAAGAGCCGCCGGGCCTCGCGGGGGCCGCCGCACTTCATCAGCTTCACGTTCGCGATGTCCGCGATGTCGGCGACCTCGGGGACGTCGGCGAGCGTCACGCAGGACTCGTCGGCGGCCACGGGGAGCGCGCCGTGCTCGCGGACGAAGCGCATCCCGTCGGGGTTCTCCGCGGGGACGGGCTGTTCGAGGAACTCGACGTCGAGGGCGGCGAGCCACTCGGTGTTCGCGACGGCCTCGCGGGGCGTCCACGCCTCGTTCGCGTCCACGCGGACGGTGGCGTCCGGCGCGGCGTCGCGGACGGCCTCGACGATCTCGCGGTCGCGCTCGGTGCCGAGCTTCACCTTCAGGACGTCGTAGCCCGCCGCGACGGCGTCGCGGGTCTTCGCGCGCATCCGCTCGGTCGTGTCGAGGCCGATGGTGAAGGAGGACGCGACGGTGCGCGCGGGGTCGAGCCCCCAGTAGCGATAGAGGGGCATCCCGGCGCGTTTGGCGGCGTAGTCGTGGCACGCGATGCTGACGGCGGCGCGGGCGGCCGGGTTCGCGCGGACGACGCGCTCCATCTCGGCCTCGATACGCTGGAGGTTCGTCGGGTCGCCGAC carries:
- a CDS encoding alcohol dehydrogenase, whose translation is MRAVEVPEAGAEFETVEKPIPEPGPEEVRIDVEACGVCHSDEMTKEGVYPRIEYPRVPGHEVVGRVDAVGDDVTEWEAGDRVGVGWHGGHCFTCDACRRGDFINCENAEVTGIDFDGGYAEYTVAPHEALAAVPDALDAADAAPLLCAGITTFNALRNSDARPGDLVAVQGVGGLGHLGIQYAAAAGFEVVALSRGTAKETQAREFGADHYVDTEAEEPAEALQRLGGAKVVLATAPSSAAIESVVGGLGTDGEVLAVGIPAEPVDVNVGALVGVRGSVSGWASGTARDSQDTLEFSALRDVTPEIETFDLADAGEAYERMLESDVRFRAVLTP
- a CDS encoding alpha/beta hydrolase; the protein is MRRETVLVPGARRVEATLDAPDDADEGDAGDRVRACVVACPPHPEAGGSRSDRRLTAVSDALTERGVACLRLDYGAWDGGHGEREDVRNALRWASERDASVGLFGYSFGAGIAALAAADVEVAVGALALLAPDDAVGDGLYAARAVRDLDASLPVHAAYGERDERADWRPVVDAVRERGGAVEALDAAHALLGRRATTAADAIAAFFDRELRA
- a CDS encoding PspA/IM30 family protein; translation: MGLLSRASYVLRSKFNALLNRAEDPTETLDYSYEQMRDELKDVERGLADLVAQKKRLEVQRERLEKNVEKHNEQAREAMRQDREDLARRALEKKQQKLDQIEEMEEQIASLESTQHDLEEKKGQLQDRIERFRTKKETMKARYEAAEAQTRVSEAMTGVGDEMADVGRAIERAEERTDDMEARAAAMDELTDRGVLEDQLSDEDAIDRELSQGRSNREVEAELETLRSESGQSSKRSETASEASADEAEAEEAVEADVDEAAVEAELEELREEEADADETS
- a CDS encoding HPP family protein encodes the protein MDESRGVALSVSLAWLLGPLALLAWATGLPFLLPSLGPSAYVLATRVRPWRDVSREVALGQTVGVVVAYLAVRALVGPLTGVALLPHTVAGLRQVAAVVLAVVAATLAMSALDARHAPAYATVLIFALGIPARALDVLVFLGGVAVLIALDALRIRGATFAARGR
- the thrS gene encoding threonine--tRNA ligase; translation: MSDITVTLPDGSELDAESGETVEDIAYRIGEGLGRDTVAGVVDGDLVSKEDPLTEDCRIEIVTDSSEEYVDVLRHTAAHVFAQALQRLHPEVQLTIGPYTDEGFYYDVYGVDLDEDDLAEIQDEAEAIIEEDLDVERVTMDREDAREFYADNRFKREILDEEAAGEDPISFYRQGEFQDLCKGPHVESTGEIGGFELLDISASYWRGDEDEETLTRVYGTAFATEDELEEYLEMRAEAEERDHRKIARELDLFSIPEHSPGCAHYHPNGMAIRRELEEYVREQNDELGFEEVRTPELNKAELWKPTGHYDTFTENGEMFAWEQDDTEYGLKPMNCANHAHIYDSNTHSYRDLPLRFSEFGNVYRNEQSGELSGLLRVRGLTQDDGHAFVRPDQIQGEILDILQSIEEIYGHFGLDVLYKLETRGEDAMGSEAIWEQATDALVDALREEDLDYDVEEGEAAFYGPKIGIDARDALGREWTIGTVQVDFNIPRNLDLTYVGEDNEEHHPVMIHRALLGSFERFMGVIIEHFNGKFPTWIAPEQVRVLPISDDNLDYAREVANELGDYRVEVEDRSWTIGKKIQQTHEDRVPYMVIVGGDEEDAGTISVRDRKEREANDVSRSEFREHLEREVEQKHLEPTFLAGQ
- a CDS encoding dipeptide epimerase, coding for MSLTTAFERRDLPLEHEFAIARESAAVAETVVVRIEDEAGVTGVGAAAPSAHYGETVATVEAVLPDLLGVVEAVGDPTNLQRIEAEMERVVRANPAARAAVSIACHDYAAKRAGMPLYRYWGLDPARTVASSFTIGLDTTERMRAKTRDAVAAGYDVLKVKLGTERDREIVEAVRDAAPDATVRVDANEAWTPREAVANTEWLAALDVEFLEQPVPAENPDGMRFVREHGALPVAADESCVTLADVPEVADIADIANVKLMKCGGPREARRLFAAARAHGLEVMLGCMVESNAAIAAAHHLVPLVDYADLDGSLLLADDPYDGVPMPGGDIDLAAVDRAGTGARRADAGDSANDA